From the genome of Bacteroidales bacterium:
TCCGGGCTGTAAACCAGTTGATTGGAATCATCTTTCGATGCTGAAGGTGTAAAATGATGTTTCATAGGCCTCTCTGTTGTGATTTCAAATTTAATCTCAAAACGATTGTTTCGGTTTAATTATTGTAAGATAAATTAACAATTATTAACAGAAGAAGGGGATAAATGATTCTGAATGACTATGTAGTGTTAAGATTGAGGTTTTTATTTTTGATCAGTTTTCTTAAATTGATGAGCGCATACCTCATCCTGCCCAATGCTGTATTGATGCTTACATTGGTCTGATCGGCAATTTCTTTAAAACTTAATCCCCCGTAATGGCGTAACAGTACGACTTCTTTCTGCTCTTCGGGAAGATAATCTATGAGTTTCCTTACATCATCAATGATTTGATTTCTGACCAAATCATCCTCAATGGTTTTTTCAGAGAATTTTTGGGAATTAAATATATCCATTTCATAATCATCATTGGAATACATCCTGGATTGTTTCCCTTTTCTGAAATGATCAATGATGAGATTGTGAGCAATACGAATTACCCAGGAGACAAACTTGCCACTTTCCTGGTATTTGCCCTGGTGTAACGATTTAATGACCTTTATGAATGTCTCCTGGAATATATCTTCAGCAAGATGCTCATTTTTAACCATTAATAAAATATACGTAT
Proteins encoded in this window:
- a CDS encoding sigma-70 family RNA polymerase sigma factor is translated as MAEKENTDQKLIREYLNGKQTAIERLISRYKDKVYTYILLMVKNEHLAEDIFQETFIKVIKSLHQGKYQESGKFVSWVIRIAHNLIIDHFRKGKQSRMYSNDDYEMDIFNSQKFSEKTIEDDLVRNQIIDDVRKLIDYLPEEQKEVVLLRHYGGLSFKEIADQTNVSINTALGRMRYALINLRKLIKNKNLNLNTT